The Planctomycetaceae bacterium genome has a segment encoding these proteins:
- a CDS encoding tetratricopeptide repeat protein gives SLEQMRLDRLTPPTDVRAINPDVSVAVSSIVDKCLHPNPNNRYDSAAKLVEDLNCELQWKPLKFAQNASRQELFDKWRKRHPRLLSRTSLAVLLGLTMLATGAGWKLQDTRLRTARAEHAARDFRDAVPEVRTLLTTPDATGPGIEEGIAAALESVAVFQSANDDSSKEPAWHWTSAYDALDEERQQEIRRNVFEVCYLVSAARGNQAQHSDAPDSAKFLNDALRFNTRAGEALSSSGMQREALLQKAALLELSGELDLAKEAWNSAATLNSDEFDSLVTGIRHLSDGHHADAVASLETAVMQHPHDYSGWFLLGKAFAGERRSDRAEGCFTTCVVLNPDCWRAWQDRGILRLSQQNFAEAERDFDRLIELRPDIAAAYLNRGLARHGLGRIAEAIQDLSVAIERGGPSRAWFLRSRFRQLTGDSAGAAEDFRIGLTTTPEDELSWIARGVARIRTDSEGALSDFQTALRYDNNSPAALQNMAHVYSQKPDQQQQAIEALGRVIAFFPDDAAAVAGRGVLLARAGRTEDAERDAVTLLSLHPSPLETYQAACIYALIGKEHPEHVNRAVSLTAEALRRQPDLLNITATDPDIENIRDSTQFQQIVNAIRVLSIQEK, from the coding sequence CCAGCCTGGAACAAATGCGACTGGATCGCCTGACGCCGCCCACGGACGTGCGAGCGATCAACCCCGATGTTTCCGTCGCTGTCAGTTCCATCGTCGATAAGTGTCTGCATCCCAATCCGAACAACCGATATGACTCCGCCGCGAAACTGGTCGAGGACCTGAATTGCGAGCTGCAATGGAAGCCGCTGAAGTTCGCGCAAAACGCGTCCCGGCAGGAGCTGTTCGACAAATGGAGAAAGCGGCATCCGCGGCTGCTGTCGCGAACATCGCTGGCCGTGCTGCTGGGATTGACGATGCTGGCCACCGGCGCCGGATGGAAGCTTCAGGACACTCGGCTGCGAACGGCGCGAGCTGAGCACGCCGCGCGAGACTTTCGCGATGCCGTGCCCGAAGTCCGAACGCTGCTGACGACTCCCGATGCGACCGGACCCGGAATCGAAGAAGGCATTGCCGCCGCGCTGGAATCCGTCGCTGTGTTCCAGTCAGCGAATGACGATTCGTCAAAGGAACCAGCGTGGCACTGGACATCAGCCTATGACGCTCTGGATGAAGAACGTCAGCAGGAAATCCGGCGCAACGTGTTCGAAGTCTGCTATCTGGTTTCGGCCGCGCGAGGCAACCAGGCGCAGCATAGTGATGCACCGGACTCCGCGAAGTTTCTGAACGACGCTCTGCGGTTCAATACGCGAGCCGGTGAGGCACTGTCGTCGTCCGGAATGCAGCGGGAGGCGTTGCTTCAGAAGGCCGCCCTGCTGGAACTTTCGGGAGAACTCGACCTGGCGAAGGAAGCCTGGAATTCCGCGGCGACTCTGAACAGCGACGAATTCGATTCGCTCGTCACCGGCATCCGGCACCTTTCCGACGGACATCATGCCGACGCGGTGGCGTCTCTGGAAACGGCCGTGATGCAGCATCCTCACGACTATTCCGGCTGGTTCCTGCTGGGAAAAGCGTTCGCCGGCGAACGTCGCTCCGATCGCGCGGAAGGCTGTTTTACGACATGCGTCGTGCTGAATCCGGATTGCTGGCGAGCATGGCAGGATCGCGGAATTCTGCGACTCTCGCAGCAAAACTTCGCCGAAGCGGAGCGTGATTTTGATCGGCTGATTGAACTTCGCCCCGACATCGCGGCGGCCTATTTGAATCGCGGACTCGCGCGGCACGGGCTTGGCCGGATTGCAGAGGCGATTCAGGATCTGTCCGTGGCCATTGAACGCGGTGGCCCTTCACGCGCCTGGTTTTTGCGGTCCCGGTTTCGCCAGTTGACGGGAGATTCTGCCGGCGCCGCGGAAGACTTTCGCATCGGTCTGACGACGACGCCCGAAGACGAATTGAGCTGGATTGCTCGCGGTGTCGCCAGAATCCGAACTGACTCGGAGGGCGCCCTTTCGGATTTCCAGACCGCTCTGCGCTATGACAACAATTCTCCGGCGGCTCTGCAGAACATGGCTCATGTGTATTCGCAGAAGCCGGATCAGCAGCAGCAGGCGATCGAAGCGCTGGGCCGCGTGATCGCATTCTTCCCCGACGATGCCGCCGCTGTTGCCGGACGCGGTGTGCTGCTGGCCAGAGCCGGCCGGACCGAGGACGCCGAACGTGATGCCGTGACACTGCTGAGCCTGCATCCATCACCGCTGGAAACTTACCAGGCGGCCTGCATCTACGCACTAATCGGCAAGGAACATCCCGAGCACGTCAACCGTGCCGTCTCACTGACGGCCGAGGCACTGCGTCGTCAGCCGGATCTGCTGAACATCACAGCCACCGATCCCGACATTGAAAACATCCGAGATTCCACACAATTCCAACAGATCGTTAACGCGATCCGAGTCCTTTCTATTCAGGAAAAGTGA
- a CDS encoding matrixin family metalloprotease — MLRNLFNPNTLARRSRRNPLLCHRSAVIEFLEARLLLTANGLVDVSSLTISFAPDGTHVGGHESSLHTDMADLGTEAEWQDTILSAFRTWMQEINGDVQMVSDGGQDFGVAGLSQGDSRFGDIRVAAVPLSDGIIAVSVPHNDSISGTWAGDVLFNSEVDLANLDELFSITLHESGHILGLQHSTDPASVMFSHANTSIMAPTADDLSELRRLYGSGSEGSEHETEIDDDDNDDVDHPEELINQAPVGAFSYYQIDGSIQSADDVDHFLFTAGEADSEKIKSATIVLQTWDLSGRLPEIALLTSSGKSVESTVMVTTDGRIILQPKEVEAGKAYIVRVNSTGADTSCHYRLTVSFSSRKSETPLGSLSTGTLDREKQQKRSDLYVAESQLFTFAIAAKKLKRDQMAGVAMSIFDSNGTRVFQMATATGQTVLERSILLAPGAYTVLTEAVLPPDTRRSPEIEYQLFAAVSSLPVGPSVTDPTNLPEYYDPDLQMYLYPGHVATPEPYVVIPDPNYQPYTYVPPAVVQPTAPLSWEDYLRLMGFLM, encoded by the coding sequence ATGCTCCGAAATCTGTTCAATCCAAACACGCTTGCTCGCAGGTCCCGCAGGAATCCGCTGTTGTGCCATCGTTCGGCGGTGATTGAGTTCCTGGAAGCTCGCTTGTTGCTGACCGCGAACGGCCTGGTCGATGTTTCCAGCCTGACGATCAGCTTTGCTCCGGATGGAACTCACGTCGGCGGCCACGAAAGCAGCCTGCATACCGACATGGCCGACCTCGGGACCGAAGCGGAATGGCAGGACACGATTCTTTCGGCGTTTCGAACCTGGATGCAGGAAATCAACGGCGACGTGCAAATGGTCTCCGACGGCGGACAGGACTTCGGAGTCGCCGGGCTGTCCCAGGGCGATTCGCGCTTCGGCGATATCCGGGTCGCCGCCGTTCCGCTGTCTGACGGGATCATCGCGGTTTCCGTTCCGCACAACGACTCGATCTCCGGCACGTGGGCCGGCGATGTGCTGTTCAACAGCGAAGTTGACCTGGCGAATCTGGACGAACTGTTTTCCATTACGCTGCATGAGTCCGGTCACATTCTGGGGCTGCAGCACAGCACCGACCCGGCGTCGGTCATGTTCAGCCACGCGAACACCAGCATCATGGCGCCGACGGCGGACGATCTCAGCGAACTGCGACGTCTGTACGGAAGCGGTTCAGAGGGTTCAGAACATGAAACCGAAATCGATGATGACGACAACGATGACGTGGACCATCCGGAGGAACTCATCAACCAGGCACCGGTGGGAGCGTTCAGTTACTACCAGATCGACGGTTCGATTCAGTCGGCCGACGACGTGGACCATTTCCTGTTTACCGCAGGTGAAGCTGACTCTGAAAAGATCAAATCCGCCACGATCGTGTTGCAGACCTGGGATCTGAGCGGTCGTCTGCCGGAGATCGCACTGCTGACAAGTTCCGGCAAGTCCGTCGAATCGACGGTAATGGTGACCACCGATGGCAGAATCATTCTGCAGCCAAAGGAAGTGGAGGCCGGCAAGGCGTACATCGTTCGCGTGAATTCGACCGGAGCGGACACGAGTTGCCACTATCGACTGACGGTGTCGTTCAGCAGCCGAAAGTCGGAAACGCCGCTGGGTTCACTCAGCACAGGAACGCTCGACCGTGAGAAGCAACAGAAGCGAAGTGACCTGTACGTCGCGGAGTCGCAGTTGTTCACGTTCGCAATCGCCGCGAAGAAGCTCAAACGCGACCAGATGGCCGGCGTGGCCATGTCGATCTTCGATTCGAACGGAACACGCGTGTTCCAGATGGCCACCGCGACCGGCCAAACGGTGCTGGAACGAAGTATCCTGCTGGCTCCGGGAGCCTACACCGTGTTGACAGAAGCCGTTCTGCCACCCGACACCCGGCGGTCACCGGAGATCGAATACCAACTGTTTGCCGCGGTCTCGTCACTGCCCGTCGGTCCGTCCGTCACTGATCCGACAAACCTGCCGGAATACTACGACCCGGATCTGCAGATGTATCTGTATCCCGGACACGTCGCGACGCCGGAGCCATACGTCGTAATTCCCGACCCGAACTATCAGCCGTACACATACGTGCCGCCCGCCGTTGTGCAGCCGACCGCGCCGCTGTCATGGGAAGACTACCTGCGACTGATGGGTTTTCTGATGTAG